Proteins encoded in a region of the Ptychodera flava strain L36383 chromosome 4, AS_Pfla_20210202, whole genome shotgun sequence genome:
- the LOC139131801 gene encoding ganglioside GM2 activator-like, with protein sequence MAILRNGMVVAAALTFIACFSFRFVTAHPVDESLQYKLLMDLLSIPQKPHSSNATRLGMTWKNCGSSDPIHANVVITPETIPIPGNIQLSFNATFDITFGAPLQLKLELKKKVVGIFVEIPCVDNIGSCTYDDLCSMIPFPPSQPCPEPLSTYKIPCQCPFPKGMYSLPPSSIEIPTIPDIPSWLTDGDYQATAHLSMSGRELACYEADVSLKAD encoded by the exons ATGGCTATCCTCAGGAACGGCATGGTTGTCGCTGCGGCTCTCACTTTCATCGCCTGTTTTTCTTTCAGGTTCGTCACTGCTCACCCAGTAGACGAGTCGCTTCAGTATAAATTACTGATGGACTTATTGAGCATACCACAGAAGCCTCACAGTTCCAATGCGACCAGG CTGGGCATGACATGGAAGAACTGTGGTTCATCTGATCCAATACATGCAAACGTAGTCATCACACCAGAGACAATACCCATCCCAGGGAACATCCAGCTGTCTTTCAATGCGACCTTTGATATCACCTTTGGTGCTCCCCTGCAGCTTAAACTGGAGCTCAAAAAGAAG GTTGTtggaatttttgttgaaattccaTGCGTTGACAACATTGGATCATGTACATACGATGACCTGTGTTCCATGATTCCTTTTCCGCCATCCCAGCCGTGTCCGGAACCACTCAGTACTTACAAGATACCTTGCCAGTGTCCATTTCCAAAG GGCATGTACAGTCTTCCACCAAGTTCCATTGAAATCCCCACAATACCTGACATTCCTTCCTGGCTGACAGATGGAGATTACCAAGCTACTGCACATCTCAGTATGAGTGGTAGGGAGCTGGCCTGCTACGAGGCTGACGTATCCCTCAAGGCTGACTGA
- the LOC139131804 gene encoding uncharacterized protein, which produces MAVVKRSICVLTALTFITCFSLGQVTSHPVNESVHFKVWTDLLKTDHGNRTNKTIQIGMTWQNCGPSDPIHANVEISPDPIPIPGKVKISFNATLDITCDAPLRLKLKIKKKILGTIGQFIVLKTLDRVHMMTCVQLSTSTVSEAFHYVPDTLSLSISKGCLQASDKFLSNPSHTVCS; this is translated from the exons ATGGCTGTCGTGAAAAGAAGCATCTGTGTCCTAACAGCTCTCACTTTCATCACCTGTTTTAGTCTTGGGCAAGTCACCAGCCATCCTGTCAACGAGTCTGTACACTTCAAAGTATGGACAGACTTACTGAAAACTGATCATGGTAACAGAACCAACAAGACAATA CAAATTGGAATGACATGGCAGAACTGTGGTCCATCTGATCCAATACATGCCAACGTTGAGATCTCACCAGACCCAATTCCCATCCCAGGGAAGGTCAAAATCTCATTCAACGCTACCCTTGACATTACTTGTGATGCTCCTCTGAGATTAAAACTGAAGATCAAAAAGAAG ATCTTGGGCACTATTGGACAAttcattgttttgaaaacattgGATCGTGTACATATGATGACCTGTGTTCAATTATCCACGTCAACCGTGTCCGAAGCCTTTCATTACGTACCAGATACCTTGTCATTGTCCATTTCCAAAG GATGTTTACAGGCTTCCGACAAGTTCCTTTCAAATCCCAGCCATACCGTATGTTCCTGA